CGGTCCATTGCAAAAACAACGGGAAGGTTTTGCAAGGCCACGTCGTGTACTACCTGGTCGTAGGCCCTCTGCAAAAAGGTCGAATATATGGCTACCACCGGCCGAAATCCCTCAGTTGCAAGCCCTGCGGCGAAGGTAACGGCGTGCTGTTCGGCAATTCCCACGTCAAAGAACCTCTCGGGGTAGAGGCCGGCAAATTTGTCCAGCCCGGTTCCTTCTTTCATTGCCGCCGTTATCGCCACGATTCTGGGATCCTTTTCTGCCAGCCTAACCAGAGTCCTCCCGAACACGGACGTATAGGTCGGCGGACATCCTCCGGAGGAGCAGCTTTCTCCCGTGTCGATCTTGAAGGGGCCGACTCCGTGAAAGTGCGTGGGATTTGATTCTGCAGGATGATAGCCACGCCCTTTCTGTGTCAGGACGTGAATCAGAACCGGCCCGTTGATGTGCTTTGCCTTTTCGAAGGTTTCTATAAGCCGCTCAAGCCTGTGACCGTTTATAGGGCCTATGTAATGAAACTTCAGTGCCTGGAACAGAATCCCGGGAGTGAAAAAGGCGATAAAGGAATCCTCACTCTTTTTGAGCCACTGCAGGATGTTCGATCCGACTCCGGGAATGGCTTTGAGGAACTGCTCCATCTGCTTTTTGAACTGAACGATTGTACGGCTTGAGAGCTTGCGGCTGAGGAAAGAAGAAAGAGCTCCTACGTTGGGCGATATGGACATTTCGTTGTCGTTCAGCACGACTATCAAATCCTTTCCGAGGTCACCGGCGTGATTCAGTGCCTCAAAGGCCATACCTCCGGTCATACTTCCGTCGCCTATGACCGCAACGACCTTTCTCGAACAGCCCTTGAGACTCTTTGCCACGGTAATGCCCAGAGCCGAAGATATGGAGGTGCTGGCGTGGCCTGTGCCAAAGGCATCGTGGGGACTCTCGTCACGCTTCGGAAAGCCCGATATACCGCCAAAGGTCCGTAGAGTGTGGAACACCTCTCGACGGCCAGTAATCAGCTTGTGAGGGTAACTCTGATGGCCTACGTCCCAGATTATACGATCCTCAGGAGATTCAAAAACGTAATGGAGGGCAAGGGTAAGCTCAACGACTCCCAGGTTTGGAGCCAGATGACCGCCGTTTTTCGAAACGACCCTGATAATTTCCTCTCTGATCTCCTGTGCCAGCGCCTGAAGCTGAACAGGGGACAGGCGCTTAAGGTCGGCAGGAGAGTTTATGTTGTCCAGAATCCTCGATTGCTCCGTCAAGGCTTTCCTCCTGCAAACTCCCGATCAGGCGGGTGTCAACCCCGTCTCTCCAGGAGATATAAAGCTATGGCTCTGAGGGGTTCGGCGTCAGCCCCGAACACCTCAATTGCTTCAACGGCCCTATTTACGTGCTCCTCGGCCGCCCTCCTGCTCTCTTCAATTCCCATAAGAGCAGGGTAGGTCTTTTTGTTTTTCTGTAAATCCGACCCCGGGGATTTACCCATTTGATCAAAATTTCCGATAAGGTCAAGCAAATCATCAGTTATCTGGAAAGCCAGGCCAAAGTGATGACCGTATCGCCTGAAGCGTTCGAGGTCTTTATCGCCGGCTCCTCCAAGCAGGGCACCTGAAACGACCGAAGCCGTGAGCAACGCCCCGGTTTTCTTCGTGTGCATGTACTCAATTGTCGCCAGATCCACATCACTCCTGTTTTCGCACTCCAGATCTATGACCTGACCGCCTATCATCCCACGAAAGCCGGCAGCCTGAGCAATCAGGCCTATTACTTCTAAAAGCAGAGAAGCGTCAGCTCCGTTGGTGGCCGCTCCGGCAATAAGCTCGAAAGCGTAAGTGAGCAGAAGATCCCCTGCAAGTATTGCCACGCCTTCACCGAAGACTTTGTGGTTAGTGGGTTTGCCACGCCTGAAATCGTCGTTGTCCATTGCGGGCAGATCGTCGTGGATAAGAGAATAGGTGTGGATCATCTCAAGGGCGCAGGCAACGGGGTAA
This sequence is a window from Thermodesulforhabdus norvegica. Protein-coding genes within it:
- the dxs gene encoding 1-deoxy-D-xylulose-5-phosphate synthase is translated as MTEQSRILDNINSPADLKRLSPVQLQALAQEIREEIIRVVSKNGGHLAPNLGVVELTLALHYVFESPEDRIIWDVGHQSYPHKLITGRREVFHTLRTFGGISGFPKRDESPHDAFGTGHASTSISSALGITVAKSLKGCSRKVVAVIGDGSMTGGMAFEALNHAGDLGKDLIVVLNDNEMSISPNVGALSSFLSRKLSSRTIVQFKKQMEQFLKAIPGVGSNILQWLKKSEDSFIAFFTPGILFQALKFHYIGPINGHRLERLIETFEKAKHINGPVLIHVLTQKGRGYHPAESNPTHFHGVGPFKIDTGESCSSGGCPPTYTSVFGRTLVRLAEKDPRIVAITAAMKEGTGLDKFAGLYPERFFDVGIAEQHAVTFAAGLATEGFRPVVAIYSTFLQRAYDQVVHDVALQNLPVVFAMDRGGIVGEDGPTHHGVFDFSYLRHIPNMVVMAPRDENQLQHMIYTALKYERGPIAFRYPRGYGLGVPMDEELKEIPIGRGEVLREGNDVVLVAIGAMVHPAVEAAELLKKEGIEATVIDARFVKPLDEELIASRAEKADAVVTLEENVLQGGFGSAILEMFSNLGWFPSRFLRIGIPDLFVPHGSQKDLRKALKLDPESIAESVKKLLESNAKEFRTKSARLRAIR
- a CDS encoding polyprenyl synthetase family protein → MEFNLSAYLKEQKARVDEALERFLPQTSGLEARVVEAARYSLFAGGKRIRPILCIAAHDALKGNSPALYPVACALEMIHTYSLIHDDLPAMDNDDFRRGKPTNHKVFGEGVAILAGDLLLTYAFELIAGAATNGADASLLLEVIGLIAQAAGFRGMIGGQVIDLECENRSDVDLATIEYMHTKKTGALLTASVVSGALLGGAGDKDLERFRRYGHHFGLAFQITDDLLDLIGNFDQMGKSPGSDLQKNKKTYPALMGIEESRRAAEEHVNRAVEAIEVFGADAEPLRAIALYLLERRG